The sequence tttcctatttctattcaatgaacagttgttttagcgaattccacagtaatatttatgatgttatgagtaatttcaatatgagaaatgcatcattacaccactaggtggattgaaacaggttttttagagTGGTTTTTTCAGTTAGATCATGACGATTCACATTATAACGAAAAAAGCGAGAGCAAACAAATTTCCTAATTCTGTTCTAACCTAAGAACCAtgatatttataaaatttaagctacctagtggtgtaataatgactTCTTATATTCAAAATACTACAGACTGAAaaagtttagagtccagttttgaagatttctttaaaatattgctgccaaatacaaataataatatccctaagtcccatacaaacgaaccgccaatgtttggttcacagcctgaacaagtaagcctatcaaattactccctttcattgcgatagtttgaaaatgtggaaggagatcgtttctggcaacgctttttgctagttgctacggtgcaaaacaaacttgtttgtttatgtttatcgtagagtgactataatcagagtggcgacagctgttcgtttggaatgacagctcccagttccaaacgagcaaacgacctgtcaattcaatgtaaagctaatggaatgttttgaattgttgccaaaattacggatgagatgtcgtcactctggttataggcactctagtttaTCGTtgttgtattaaactgcaacaatcagtctaaatatcatcggcactagcacaaaagatgaaaaatgaacacaaacacccacgaatctacaaatatcaatacagctagtagtatatccatggtggcttaaccattctagattattgtttaacttacatttcgcttgtgatcttgattatcagataaaaactgtttgtttatttatttttcactataataaacagtaactatggtgaacttgttcttacccttcagtgttgctagttttatagaaaactcgttaaagtacattgtcactctgatagtgtatcatgacagtgtaccacacgatgcaaaatgtgtccttgaaaatttgtcgaagtattccgtattataatttgtatttgatacTACTACATTCAAATACCAAGTACCATGGTGCGGGTGGTTTTCGGAAatattcgatggaaattttgaaaaatttaccaaaatcaaaaacatacagacctttgaaaaacttttatctatctgcagggcaaaaattactgaaaaattcggaggatttcccgagtcttatcaaaaatagccctgaaaaatgagtgtttttgtgatctttcacaattattacacGCGGAATTTCTTCAGTTCATTGCAAAATTGATCTTATTCCGAGGAGAACttggaaaattttacaaaactaATATTATTCCGCTTAGAAATTGAATTAGCACTGTTGAGAAATAATTTGTTTTCCATTTAGTACTTCCAAAtcgtcaaaatacaacgaaatcgattatttgaaattcgttgattttccatgaaatgcGTGGAaagcttttcaaaaaatttaataGAATGTAGTTCTTGCAGCTAGAAAACGATTGCGATTTATCATTTTtctaaataattgtgaaagatcacaaaaaacctgttttaatccacctagtggtgtaatgatgcctttctcatattacttatattttcaaaaatatcacctgaagatattgtgaaaaaaattttttttcaatctgtgaataaaataagaaactttctttgggtataaactaacataacctttttaaattgtaaacagttatgtcaagttgataagaaatttttctttattttgcatcgtcgcactaaatgattaaacacaattcatactatagttctggaaccggaaatcggccccggatgaaattaaacagcaacctctcTGTTTAAATAAAATCATatctgtgaaaattgagtgagtctcattttaaactttttgactactacttctggtacttctggaaccaggatctttgaaccagtatagccgaagtcggttcgtttagtaagtaactaatatagcctacaaattggatCAGCTTCAATCcatatctagaagaattttacccttcgtcgctctaaatgaaggtgtgaaattcaatagcaacctacaggactacgagattttttttatgagtgacattatttgacacacacccacataaattgctcagctcgatgagctgtgtcgaattatatagaacaCAGCCTTTCGGGTCAATTTccactttctttatgagaaagacaataagtgcacttttattAGAAGGCAtctttatcatgatcttgtaataacattaGCAAgtacaggtacaaattgaatgaaaggattagaaatttacatatttttcacctgaaaaatataaattttaatgtggcaaccctgcacgctatacgaaattgaacaaagcacgctgtgaatggagcaaagccgcacgtaccgtcgcgtaccagttttgcagcttcatttttttcgattatagaggtttcaacattgctgtcattcacctcttcgggccagaaaacttttctgacactatgtgcggggttgggaatcgaacccaggtgggcagcgtgaaaggcatcgacttacccatcacgctatacccgtttcccaggatcatcattttgaatttaaatgttttgacactcatcgccctataatttcggagccggaagtcggatcaggatgaaattgcacagcatatttaaagacaatgagagctttattttgaatcataaatcgtggaaaacggcttaaccgttgctgagaaatcgacgggagttccatttttggagattttcttcactattaccggtgctttcggaagcggaaaccggggatttgtagtcccaaagtagttttatataatcaataaataataagataatcactaactaataagatcAATAATGTGCACCTCATTTCGCCAtcccttgtgaaaaaatactcattaaattgaaaattttcaccaattgcattgtaataccagaaccggaagtcggatccagatcaacttttcggaaactttttaaagaatttcaagaccttttatttgcttcttggtttgtaaaaattggtcaagaaatttccgagaaaattgattgcatattttttcataaattttcgcatatttccttgtaattccggaatcggaagtgggatccaaataaaactcaggaaaattatataaaactaaaagaccttttatttaaatcaaattttgtgaaaatcagtttcagccatctctgagaaaattgagtgacattatttgtcacacacacacacacacacacacacacacacacacacacacacacacacacacacacacacacacacacacacacacacacacaaacattttgtgatctcgacgaactgaatcgaatggtatatgacactcggcctcggttcaaaagtcggttttcacagtgattgcataacctttctataacagaaaggcaaaaactcatttttcagagctatttttggtaagactcggaaaatcctccgaatttttcagtcatttttgccctgcagatagataaaagattttcaaagatctttgattttggtaagtttttagaaaaatttccatagaaaatttcctaaaacgacccgcgcgcatggtacttatggcgttttcgtttttaatttgcactacaccggtgcagtgctacactgaggcataaataaacgaacaaaaatgacgaaaacataaacagtaaccattgactacaatacacgattccattgcacagagctacaccaaacttttgatgagtgctacaccagtggtatcggtgcagaaaaagtgtagcactggtgtagtgcaattggtaaaaacgaacggtttcagtgcagctttcgctacaccagtgtagtgcaatttaaaaacgaaaacgacattagacgatggccttaagttgatgaaaatcgattccaCTATATTTGAGAAAACAACGTGAGctgcattttaaacattttggtcCCTATTTTCGGAATTTCCGGAACCTAAAACTGGATACCGGTATGGTGAAATTCGGATCATTAAACCATCCGATAATATGAACCTCaaactgaaacagttttgagcccaaaagtttcaaaagaattttcaaattttgtgaaCCTTCGATTTAAATGGTGGTTTGAAATAAATGACCGGTCCAGTATAACAGTATAATATTTCGAGCAcaatttagaagatatttggcGATTTTctatgatggtttgaaattttgaaaacttatcACCTAGTAATGTTAGAACCTCTCATATGAGCTTATTTGACAGTAAACTATCTTGATCTGAAAACTTGAACAATCTACCACACAATTTAAATTGAAATCGATATTTTTACTTTCAGCACTCTATCTCCAGAATCGAAAGTTGGATCCGATtaaaaattgggatattcttttGGTTTGGTATTCAGTTCCATTTAAGATGGTAGAAATCGGTTTATTTATCTTTGAAATAAAGCTACTGATattgttttcactgttttggtgcatatcaccctgctattctgaaaccggaagtcagttcCAAATGAAAGTCGGGAACtttctatgggatcataagacttttcatttgaatcttagtttgtgaaaatcggtcgagccaTCTTCGTAAAAATTGAGTCACACCCATAGATatctgctcagttcgtcgagctgaatcgaatggtatatgatacttggCCCTCGCAGCCTCTGTTGAAAAGTCGGCTTTCACAGAAattgtgagaaaggcaaacatgaCCATGTTAAAATTACATCAGTTTGAACGTTTGCTGATGGTAGAACCTTACAAATAGAGGgtgaaaaaatattattcaagCTTTATCGTAAAACGTATGATTATAAAACTTCTCAGTAATCGAGATCTTGGATGAAATTTGCAAACAATTTGTACACATACTAGTTTGATTTGACTGATAAAACATGTGCAAGCAGACGGATAGAATCAATTTAAATCGTAATCAAACAAATAGTCTCTAAAGTCAGCCGTTCAAATTAAGAATTTCCCAATTattaacctcacttcttcgaaatcGGCATTTCATGTAACGATTTCTCCAtatataataatcaaatatatcGTGGAAGGCCACTGGAACATTAGTGATCGTGTATTTTGTCCAACTTCCAcatgtttttgtatgttattattcgattaatgagataaaatatgaaaaactaTGGGCTATTTTCTTCAATGTTGCTATGGAAACTTTACTTATCGCCAAAATTTAAACCTCAATAAAATTGATCATCGGCCTACTTAGATCTATATCCACAAAAGGTTGCCGATGAATTGTGAAACGATAACTTactttcttatgtcgtttttgcaTGATGCTCGACTGCAGCAGTTGTCAAGTAATTATTTTATTTGCTAAATCATctcttgtactgtaaaatatttcaaacaggtTGATTGAAAGAGTAAACAATACGCCACAAATTAGTTAGTATATTCATTGTTTTCAGTCATTATCCCTGACTGAAAGTTTCTACCAATTGGTCTCACAGTACATTGCCAGATGGTCGTAAATCAGACCTTTTATAGTCAGTTCAGAACGAATAAATAGAAGCTCGTTTTCTATGCTAACATATCACAATTCAAAATGTTCTACTATGCAAGTGCTGTTCTTCTGTTGTTGGCTTTCGGAAGAAACGTTTACTCAAAACAGCGAGAGCTGGAGAGTGAATTTACGTGGGACTTTTTCAAGGTTTGCATTtgtctcgtttttttttcaattctctcaTGCACTGATAATTCCAAGGCCTCCTTCGATGAATCGGTGAATATTGTGACATCTCCCCTCGTCGTTCGCATGGGCATGACACTTCTGTCAAGTGCCATCAACGATCGCTACACACTACGGCAAGTGCGCGAAAAGCTGTACCTTCCTGGAAGCATCACGAAGTCGTCCGAACAAACCCGTCGTCAATTGCTCGTTCTGTCCAAGGACCAAGATCTAGTACTGGGAACTAAAGTATTCACTTTCGGGACAGATGAGCTGAATCCGGTATTTCTGGCGGGAACGCGATACTTCGATGCTGTCatcgaaaagcggccacagttgGATGTCACTCGGATCGTCACGGCTGCCAATAATTGGAGCAAAGAGGTCAGTCACGGATTGATAGATCATGTGTTATCCCCTCAGGATATTCATGCCAATATGCGACTTCTGTTGCTAAGTGCGATTGCCTTTCGTGGTGTCTGGCAACATCCGTTCGATGTCAGCAAGACCACGAAAGAGTTTTTTCATGCGACTAGTAAAGGACGGCGCTATCAGACGGACATGATGAATCTGCCAGAAACGCTTTTGAATACGGGAATCTACCAGCCGTTGAATGCAATGGCAGTTGAATTACCATTCCGAGAAACGGGCGGGTTTTCCTTAGTACTGATAATGCCCCTGAAAGCGGAAGATAACATGACTTAtcttgtgcaaaatttgaatgaCAGTAGCTTTAAGAGTTTGTACAATTCACTACAACCGGAACGAATTGCGGTGAAGGTGCCTCGACTGAAGCTATCCAACACCGTCAACGTCAGAGAAGTCTTCCGAAAACTTCAACTAAATGCGCCATTTGAATGGAGCGTGTTTCAAGTCTTCAAAGGGGAGAAAATGACCCTAGATATGGCCAAACATGGAGTTTCGATTTCCGTTGATGAATCGGGGGTCCGAGCGGCTGCTGTTTCCAGTAAGTGAAGGAAATTCCATCGGTTGTCTCAATTGTCAGaatcaaaatgtttattttttccaaTCGTTACAGGCAACTCACTTGCGATTAGAAGTGCTCCAAATGTTTTTACGGCGAATCGTCCATTTTTGTATGCAATCGTAAAGAGATCAAAGAAGTATCCGTTGTTTGTGGGAAACTTTGCGTTTCCTGTTGGCAAACCTTCACTAAATTTTTTTGGAAGTCGTAAAGTGTAAAATTGAGCAATTTATGAAGATTAAGTAGAAGTTGGTCATGTTTTCTTTATaagttaatataaaataaagcttaGAATAAGAAAAACTTTTCCTATGCTCCGGTCTTGTAATATTTTCCATTTCTcgaaacgaataacgaataacgaataacgaataacgaataacgaataacgaataacgaataacgaataacgaataacgaataacgaataacgaataacgaataacgaataacgaataacgaataacgaataacgaataacgaataacgaataacgaataacgaataacgaataacgaataacgaataacgaataacgaataacgaataacgaataacgaataacgaataacgaataacgaataacgaataacgaataacgaataacgaaccaaaaccaaaaaatcgaaaaaccaaaaaaggaaataaaataaaaaccaaaaaacTTTAATACCattaaaccataaaaccataaaaccataaaaccataaaaccataaaaccataaaaccataaaaccataaaaccataaaaccataaaaccataaaaccataaaaccataaaaccataaaaccataaaaccataaaaccataaaaccataaaaccataaaaccataaaaccataaaaccataaaaccataaaaccataaaaccataaaaccataaaaccataaaaccataaaaaaataaaaccataaaaccataaaaccataaaaccataaaaccatagaaccataaaaccataaaaccataaaaccttaaataccataaaaccataaaaccataaaaccataaaaccataaaaccataaaaccataaaaccataaaaccataaaaccataaaaccataaaaccataaaaccataaaaccataaaaccataaaaccataaaaccataaaaccataaaaccataaaaccataaaaccataaaaccataaaaccataaaaccataaaaccataaaaccataaaaccataaaaccataaaaccataaaaccataaaaccataaaaccataaaaccataaaaccataaaaccataaaaccataaaaccataaaaccataaaaccataaaaccataaaaccataaaaccataaaaccataaaaccataaaaccataaaaccataaaaccataaaaccataaaaccataaaaccataaaaccataaaaccataaaaccataaaaccataaaaccataaaaccataaaaccataaaaccataaaaccataaaaccataaaaccataaaaccataaaaccataaaaccataaaaccataaaaccataaaaccataaaaccataaaaccataaaaccataaaaccataaaaccataaaaccataaaaccataaaaccataaaaccataaaaccataaaaccataaaaccatagaaccataaaaccataaaaccataaaaccttaaataccataaaaccataaaaccataaaaccataaaaccataaaaccataaaaccataaaaccataaaaccataaaaccataaaaccataaaaccataaaaccataaaaccataaaaccataaaaccataaaaccataaaaccataaaaccataaaaccataaaaccataaaaccataaaaccataaaaccataaaaccataaaaccataaaaccataaaaccataaaaccataaaaccataaaaccataaaaccataaaaccataaaaccataaaaccataaaaccataaaaccataaaaccataaaaccataaaaccataaaatcataaaaccataaaaccataaaaccataaaaccataaaaccataaaaccataaaaccataaaaccataaaaccataaaaccataaaaccataaaaccataaaaccataaaaccataaaaccataaaaccataaaaccataaaaccataaaaccataaaaccataaaaccataaaaccataaaaccataaaaccataaaaccataaaaccataaaaccataaaaccataaaaccataaaaccataaaaccataaaaccataaaaccataaaaccataaaaccataaaaccataaaaccataaaaccataaaaccataaaaccataaaaccataaagcaataaagcaagactgtggactgtggactgtggactgtggactgtggactgtggactgtggactgtggactgtggactgtggactgtggactgtggactgtggactgtggactgtggactgtggactgtggactgtggactgtggactgtggactgtggactgtggactgtggactgtggactgtggactgtggactgtgaactgtggactgtggactgtggactgtggactgtggactgtggactgtggactgtggactgtggactgtgg comes from Malaya genurostris strain Urasoe2022 chromosome 3, Malgen_1.1, whole genome shotgun sequence and encodes:
- the LOC131436091 gene encoding alpha-2-antiplasmin-like, with translation MFYYASAVLLLLAFGRNVYSKQRELESEFTWDFFKASFDESVNIVTSPLVVRMGMTLLSSAINDRYTLRQVREKLYLPGSITKSSEQTRRQLLVLSKDQDLVLGTKVFTFGTDELNPVFLAGTRYFDAVIEKRPQLDVTRIVTAANNWSKEVSHGLIDHVLSPQDIHANMRLLLLSAIAFRGVWQHPFDVSKTTKEFFHATSKGRRYQTDMMNLPETLLNTGIYQPLNAMAVELPFRETGGFSLVLIMPLKAEDNMTYLVQNLNDSSFKSLYNSLQPERIAVKVPRLKLSNTVNVREVFRKLQLNAPFEWSVFQVFKGEKMTLDMAKHGVSISVDESGVRAAAVSSNSLAIRSAPNVFTANRPFLYAIVKRSKKYPLFVGNFAFPVGKPSLNFFGSRKV